The Plasmodium brasilianum strain Bolivian I chromosome 6, whole genome shotgun sequence genomic interval TTGTAAAATACCAAAGCAAATAAATACTAAttttaaatgtgtatatCTTCATGCTTCTACATATATAGCTTTTGGTGTAACAATTGTTGGGGATTTGATTATTTTTGGGGGTATGCAAGAGAATGCCAATTCCCGTGTGCTAGAAAAAGAGCTCAACTCCGATTCGGATGAAGATCTAATGCACTATTTGGTAAACGAAGACTGCCAGGGAGAATTCGGGGCCAATGTGGCAAGTGGGATGGATCTTGGCATCGCTAGTGCTAGAGGTAATTGTGGCATTGGTGTTAGTGGAAGTGGTAAGAACACTGGATGGGGGAAAGGAGCGAGGAAGGGGGTTAAGACACTTAGCTTACTGGCCAAGGAGGAACGCTTCCCCATCATGTACGTCAAGGAGTTGAGGGGAAAGGTTCACATAAGGGATATATTAAACGATTTTTATAAACTAGATAGGCTAACCTACTACCAGAATAGGGTTATAAATGCATTATATGGCGGTGATACTGCTGCTACTGCTACCATTGGTGCTTCCGCCAACTTTTATTCCTATGGAGGGGAATACTGGCCAGATAAGTGTAATAACCAAGTTCTGTTTGAAAAGAATGAATTAGTGATAAGATCTAgggtaaaaataattgacGGAAGTGACTATTTCAGTGTGTTTTTGATAGAAAGTGGGAAGGTTTACGTATCAGGAGTTAACAAAGATGGAGAACTAGGGAATGGggaatataatttaaaaaagaaattttctGTACCTGTTCATGTAGAAATATGTGTTaataagataataaaaatagcatGTGGAAATAACTATGCATTAGCTTTAAACGATATAGGACATGTGTATGGTTGGggaaaaaatgataagaGTCAATTAGGTACAGGAGTAATAAAAGATTGTTATGAAcctattcatataaaatcattaaataatgttataaatatatatgcaggATATGATCATAGTGCATGTATAGTTAATAATTCTTTCATACCAAACAATGGAACAGAATTACAACATGGGGAATTATATGTATGGGGAAATGCAGAGAGTGGTAAGACAGGATTAGGATTAGACTACACAGAAGGATCTATATTATTGCCtcgaaaaattaatttaatgcATAAGGTATATAAATGTTCGTTAGGCACTAGTCATAGTTTATTCTTAACagataataatgaattatatgtatgtggcAGTGCAAGTAATGGAAAATTAGGATTATCAGAGAAAATACATTACATGTTAAGTTACCCTAAAAAGATAtctttaaatgaatatatatatattaaagatatattagCTGGTGGGACCTTTAGTATGTTATTATCTATGGAtggttttatatatatatggggagaacttttaaaaaatattatatattatgatgCACCTACTTTATAtaatcaaataaataatgtcaAGATGATTGTAGGGAAATATCAACATGTGTTTTTCCTAACATATgacaataaattatttggACTAGGTAATAACAACTATTTTCAAATACTTTATGATTCAAAGAAGGAATCATATATAGATAAACCTAAACTGATTCCCTACTTCTTAAAGGAAAATATCGACAATATCTTTTCTGTTAAAAACGCTACATATACTCAGCTAAGTAATAACGATATATATGCATGGGGATATGCTCAAAATTGTCATTTAGGAATAGGGTACACGCAGttagtatatattaaagaccccaaaaaaattattaaaagttGGTTGACCTATGAAGAGCAGGAGATGCAAGgtaataatatgtacaatGATGATATCGACAATAATGATGAGAAGGAAAACAGTGAAAGACACTTATATCGAAACTACAACGAATATGCAAATgagataaatttattaaaaaaaagaattgaaagaaaagaaaaattctttagtgataatattttgtacACTCCTTATTATGAACAAGAGATAGAAAAGATGATTTATGAAATACAGCAAATGTCTAACATGATTAATTGGGAACGTATTCAAATActgttaaaaaaagaagagtatTGTAGTAACAGTATTAATTATATCAAGTCTTATGAAAAGGACTTAACTGATTTGTATAGTAAACATATAGagtttcttttaaaattaaactcCTATGAAAAACTATACAATGACCTTTATTTGAATTATCAAAATTATGTTCTTTCTAATATAGCAAATATGAACGAACCATTACCTACTATTATTCACACACAAAATACGCACATCTTTGATCATAATAGGGTAAAGCTCCaagaatttatttacattatacaGCAACAGCCTATGTATATGATCCTTCTATGCTTAATACATaaccataaaaatataaagaacgTTAAAAAGTTGTCCTACgaaaagcaaaaaatggAAGCCGCACATTACTTGTTCGGTTATAGTAACAAAAGTATTATTGCAAACAAGGTGAATGATCCAAATGGGGAAAGCAATGAGACAAACATTGGCATAAACTACGGCGCAAACAATGAGACAAACATTGACATAAACTATGGCGCAAACAATGAGACAAACATTGGCATAAACTATGGCGCAAACAATGAGACAAGCATTGGCATAAACCATGGCGCAAACAATGAGACAAGCATTGACGTAAACTATGGCACAAACAATGAAACAAGCATTGGCGTAAAGTATGGCACATATAATGAGACATACAATGGCGTAAATAATGGTGTAATCACTAGTCGGACTAAAGGGGAAGATACCATGATGAACTACCTATCGAGAAAATCTAGTCTAATGAATCATTCCTATGACTATGATATACATgatgaaaggaaaaaatgctACATACAACAATTGAAGGAGAAATACTCTTTTTATCAAAACagtacttttattatttgctcttttatatttgattTATATGCTGATTTGAAATGCCAAAGGATTCGTAATATCTTTACCATTTTTCTCATTAAATTGGGTAtagaagaaattaaaaattgtttacaCATTGATTCTTTGTACAAAGTAGAAACgtccatattttttctcttaatcAAAATGCTTTTCATGAAAAATGACTTCCTCCTTAATTTCTCTCAATGCATTGCAAATATGAACAACACCAACTCTTTCGTTCGTTTATTAAACGAAATGTCGAGGAAGGAAAAAACTTCCAGCCAATTTGCAGGAAACACCGATGTTCCAACTGTTACTCCCCCAACTGAAGTACCTGGGGCTAGAACTTCTCAACCCCCCATCATTGTTCGGGAGTCCAGTTCAGCAGGACATAAAAGCGAAGCTAATTGCAATGGTAAGGACTATATTGCGGCGGATTACAGTAATGCTGATTTCAATTCAGCACACTACAATACCGCAGTAAAAGACGAACGGACGAACGTTGCCACTAGCAGAAGTGCTAATGAGGAGGATAAGGGTGAAAGGAAAATAGTTTCATTTATTGATGAATCAAATGATGTGAAGGCAAAGGAATTttctacatttataaaaGGTAAAAGTCACGAGGACAAaacttttgtttttaataatttcacCCCCATTTCGTATCCGTACAATAGTAATATAACAGGTTTAGAGAATTATGGAAATATTCATCCAGATGGACATAATCCTTTAGATGACATGTCGGAGAAGAGGGTATTacatggaaataaaaatgatggtAAAAAAGATATTCTTGTTGAAATAGATTTTGTTCATGCTTTTAAagaattatgtaaaattttcagaaatataaaatttcctGACATGTTCAggataattatgaaaaatttatttaaatatttcgctatgtatgaaaaaaatataagtaaagaCAATAATACACAGAATAAGATATACTTTTTCAATGATgaagattatatatatctacctttttttaatttattacttaTGGCTGTTGTAAATcctatattaaaaaatgtaaacaagTTGGtggaaaaattttttttccctcctCTCCCATCTCATGTTACAAGTATATGTAACAAGATATGTGATATTTTAGAAgtcttatatttaaataaatatcaaTCTTTAACTAGTtacaatttaaaagaaaatttccTGTctgtaaaatttatttttgagaATACTTTCAACTCttttgtatatgtaataaatgaTCTATGTAATACAAATGAAGATATTTACGTgaacatgtacataaatttatttcattaccATTTGAATAGAAAATCTTACTATGTGCaactaaaaatttttcagTTATGCCATATATTTAATCTATTTTTTCGGTATCAGAATTATTTACTTCTTTCCTTTAATGATCCCGCCATAGAAattgttaattatttttacacgTACAAATGTGAGGAGTCGAGGGTTAAAGAAGTTGACCATGTGGAGGAAGCAGGAAGAGCTGACCGTGGTCATGTAAATCCAAGGCATGAAATGGTAATCAAAGGAGGGGTGAACAAGGAACGTGCCCAAAGTGAATGGAATAAAAGTGAGGGAAAAATAAgtaatgagaaaaaaaatttcttgtCAAAAATTGTAAGAAATGGGATTAAGAAGCTTGTCAATGCAGGAAAGTCCAACCAGGGGCAGAAATTTGATGGAGAAGGGACGCCTAGAGAGGGGGGAAGGGACGGAGGAGCACAAGgggataataataaaaagagggGATTGGGAAAcgggaaaaaattaatttttaacgaAGAGGAAATAAACTTCTTTATCAAATGCAAACTAGTGTATAACATAATGGTAGATATTCGTTTTCTgttaagggaaaaaaatatgaacgtttgcgaatttacaaaaataccAATGCCTCAATATATTAGTTATCGAAAAAAAACATGCATAACAAATAACGagtatttattttccatAATTCATCGATATAATTATAAGAAGGATAATATATACCTTATATCTGAATGTTTAAAGAACTGTCCATTAATTGAGCAGTGTACTGATacgaataatttaatattaaaattaaaatcattgagaatgtattatatgtCTTTACAAGACcagaaagaaataaatttggTTCACTTAATTAACAGAGttgttgatatatttttatcaaatgaAATGATATATGTAGACTTTTGTGAGCACTTCCCTcccaatttatatataaacaaatttaatGATTGTAATTTTAGAAGGTCTACATATAAAGATGAATACTTTAACATGATGCAGAATACATATGATAAAAGCTCTTTCTTTCAAGTCAAGTGGAGAAATGTAGCTacacaaatatgtattaacatattaatgaaaaaaaagcatatggtatatttaaaaaaattgtatgaaGAACAAGCAAATATTGAACAACTAATTTTGGATTATCAGTTTCAgatgaaaaagaatatacaaattttaaagaGAGCAATCATTTTCGCATCCAAATTATTAATTGAGAAAcccatattattatatgcgtctcattttgaaaaaactatatattttattactttaaaaaagataaaatattttagaagaatgaataaattacCTTATGACTTATCAACAATACACACATTTAGAGTGAGCACTCTGATAAAGAATTCGGTTCTTACAAACATAAACGAAATGCTATATCCTGTTATGGATTACTTAACTGTTGACTTATTCTTTgacttaaataattttatcaaattatCTCTAGTGCTAACAAAAGATCGAAGTCGAAATGTTATCAACGAGCATATACTGACAAGCAGTGACATATACAGAATGTGCATCTCCTCTccctttattttgtattccttttttaggtacaacaaaaattatttgtgtACTGTTAATGGCTTTAAATTTGTCCACCTGCTCCAGGGTTTGGCGGCGGACCTTTACTAGTTTTGTCATTgcgcatgtacatatatgtgtgtatatgtgtgcggacatttgtgtatatatggatacgtacatgcatgtatatatttgtatgcaCGGATAAACACATTTAGTCGTTAATAacagatattttttttttgtgttttaaaaaaaaaaaaaaaaaaaaaaaagtcgcCTGCCTTCTGGCTGATATTTGTTTGTTGGTTTCAAGctatgcatttttttatacactTGTTTGTAAGCTCTTCAAGTAGTGCAACCTACTGTTACGTGTTTGCAAGTGATCATAGCTACTCGCTACTCGTACCAGTTTGCAAATCTCTTTTCTTTTCGAACAACTTGAAGATTGACTACGTATTAATTGTCATCGTTATTATAcgtttcataatttatatccTCATAGAGAACATTGTTCAAATCCATCTCgatgttttttatttcggTTATGTGACTAATATCAGCTTcgttgtatatatttgcagCTAgctctttttcattttcgttTCTTTGGCCATTATTGTCCATTTTGGGTATTTCGTCTCTTTTTCCATTCTGATTGTCCTTCTCCAGCTCGTTTTCACCCTCCATGTTATGGATGATGTTGACTAAGTACTCATCGTTTTCGTCGTTCTTATTCTCCCACTCAGTATCCTCATTCCGATAGCTGTAGTTTTCTATGCCTTCTGTCATGTCCTCCATTTTGTTATGTTTTTTGTCCTGTTCATTTGTCAGTTCTGTTGGAGACTCAGTTGGAAACTTAGTTGGCGATTCACTGTTGCCCCCTAGTTGGTCCTCCCGCTTGTTATCTCCTTGagtatttttcaaaatgctGTGATTAACATTTTCTTCCTCTATTTCTCCCTCCTTTTTTGCTATCTTTTCCtttgcaatat includes:
- a CDS encoding guanidine nucleotide exchange factor, which gives rise to MNKENNDTNEVHKYIFSFCPKVSSGLDHYACVGNFKNKPAAYCWGGNTSNQLGIGIHTRYCNKPTVVKFFENFIVSSICCTNYTTFVLVKNNISDNGCSIYSFGKGNNGLLGYKKKKSLLKSTNIAIEEEKENKKKKKLNKINNKVNKALLSAFGVNTKRETSSSSKSSLDSLLDFDMDRISSIAGENTGWDNSWGESREKKIGGRGSDCSTNALMHRGKFAHEEKEEEQNEINKNSNVKYEDGSIDVSMQIIEGIEAQAGKGKIIEKDEKCKSERSVNFQKTNKHYEDKKGKLYERKNLIETEEKEDWFTPFPIKIKLPEYTKIKYISCGDMHTLAISTEGFLYGWGFNNFGCVGNGTNENVYEPTRIYLEQHKEEKNKSNINCESWYSTKYKFYGNNRENGNIYYNTAVIHCSAGSKHSLACSLSGDMYSWGYGGNGRLGIGNINSYNKPQLINIFKNRKRIVYVCSGKSHSGCIDTDYNVYTWGNGKFYKLGHANNDDDILLPKKLEFFNHKKKIFMLSFGCFNSFALNIHGDVFIWGTFNISNSHTSYYTCKIPKQINTNFKCVYLHASTYIAFGVTIVGDLIIFGGMQENANSRVLEKELNSDSDEDLMHYLVNEDCQGEFGANVASGMDLGIASARGNCGIGVSGSGKNTGWGKGARKGVKTLSLLAKEERFPIMYVKELRGKVHIRDILNDFYKLDRLTYYQNRVINALYGGDTAATATIGASANFYSYGGEYWPDKCNNQVLFEKNELVIRSRVKIIDGSDYFSVFLIESGKVYVSGVNKDGELGNGEYNLKKKFSVPVHVEICVNKIIKIACGNNYALALNDIGHVYGWGKNDKSQLGTGVIKDCYEPIHIKSLNNVINIYAGYDHSACIVNNSFIPNNGTELQHGELYVWGNAESGKTGLGLDYTEGSILLPRKINLMHKVYKCSLGTSHSLFLTDNNELYVCGSASNGKLGLSEKIHYMLSYPKKISLNEYIYIKDILAGGTFSMLLSMDGFIYIWGELLKNIIYYDAPTLYNQINNVKMIVGKYQHVFFLTYDNKLFGLGNNNYFQILYDSKKESYIDKPKLIPYFLKENIDNIFSVKNATYTQLSNNDIYAWGYAQNCHLGIGYTQLVYIKDPKKIIKSWLTYEEQEMQGNNMYNDDIDNNDEKENSERHLYRNYNEYANEINLLKKRIERKEKFFSDNILYTPYYEQEIEKMIYEIQQMSNMINWERIQILLKKEEYCSNSINYIKSYEKDLTDLYSKHIEFLLKLNSYEKLYNDLYLNYQNYVLSNIANMNEPLPTIIHTQNTHIFDHNRVKLQEFIYIIQQQPMYMILLCLIHNHKNIKNVKKLSYEKQKMEAAHYLFGYSNKSIIANKVNDPNGESNETNIGINYGANNETNIDINYGANNETNIGINYGANNETSIGINHGANNETSIDVNYGTNNETSIGVKYGTYNETYNGVNNGVITSRTKGEDTMMNYLSRKSSLMNHSYDYDIHDERKKCYIQQLKEKYSFYQNSTFIICSFIFDLYADLKCQRIRNIFTIFLIKLGIEEIKNCLHIDSLYKVETSIFFLLIKMLFMKNDFLLNFSQCIANMNNTNSFVRLLNEMSRKEKTSSQFAGNTDVPTVTPPTEVPGARTSQPPIIVRESSSAGHKSEANCNGKDYIAADYSNADFNSAHYNTAVKDERTNVATSRSANEEDKGERKIVSFIDESNDVKAKEFSTFIKGKSHEDKTFVFNNFTPISYPYNSNITGLENYGNIHPDGHNPLDDMSEKRVLHGNKNDGKKDILVEIDFVHAFKELCKIFRNIKFPDMFRIIMKNLFKYFAMYEKNISKDNNTQNKIYFFNDEDYIYLPFFNLLLMAVVNPILKNVNKLVEKFFFPPLPSHVTSICNKICDILEVLYLNKYQSLTSYNLKENFLSVKFIFENTFNSFVYVINDLCNTNEDIYVNMYINLFHYHLNRKSYYVQLKIFQLCHIFNLFFRYQNYLLLSFNDPAIEIVNYFYTYKCEESRVKEVDHVEEAGRADRGHVNPRHEMVIKGGVNKERAQSEWNKSEGKISNEKKNFLSKIVRNGIKKLVNAGKSNQGQKFDGEGTPREGGRDGGAQGDNNKKRGLGNGKKLIFNEEEINFFIKCKLVYNIMVDIRFLLREKNMNVCEFTKIPMPQYISYRKKTCITNNEYLFSIIHRYNYKKDNIYLISECLKNCPLIEQCTDTNNLILKLKSLRMYYMSLQDQKEINLVHLINRVVDIFLSNEMIYVDFCEHFPPNLYINKFNDCNFRRSTYKDEYFNMMQNTYDKSSFFQVKWRNVATQICINILMKKKHMVYLKKLYEEQANIEQLILDYQFQMKKNIQILKRAIIFASKLLIEKPILLYASHFEKTIYFITLKKIKYFRRMNKLPYDLSTIHTFRVSTLIKNSVLTNINEMLYPVMDYLTVDLFFDLNNFIKLSLVLTKDRSRNVINEHILTSSDIYRMCISSPFILYSFFRYNKNYLCTVNGFKFVHLLQGLAADLY